Proteins encoded by one window of Tunturibacter psychrotolerans:
- a CDS encoding YeiH family protein, protein MWKKNLFYIGIIVSASGLIGPPLALAAGLAFGLSTVHTFHGESRCLSKFLLQAAVVCLGFGMNLKEVVHAGASGFMYTAISITFALCLGVALGKLLQVGKTQSLLISFGTAICGGSAIAAMGPVLNANEEEMAVSLGTVFVLNSVALLLFPLIGHLMNFSQTQFGLWSALAIHDTSSVVGAGAKYGPTALAVGTTVKLARALWIVPLAIATAMLKKSKAKVAWPWFILYFCFAAVAASYLPRYMPQMVPLFSALNRLGRAALTVVLFLIGTGITRETLKEVGVRPMVQGITLWIVVASLSLWAIHVGWISL, encoded by the coding sequence ATGTGGAAGAAGAATCTCTTTTATATCGGGATCATTGTTTCAGCGAGCGGATTGATCGGGCCTCCCCTTGCGTTGGCAGCGGGTCTCGCGTTTGGTTTGAGTACGGTTCATACGTTTCACGGGGAGAGCCGGTGTCTTTCCAAGTTTTTGTTGCAGGCCGCGGTGGTTTGCCTGGGATTCGGGATGAATCTGAAGGAGGTCGTGCACGCGGGTGCGTCGGGGTTTATGTATACGGCGATCAGCATTACGTTTGCACTGTGCCTGGGAGTTGCGTTGGGTAAGTTGTTACAGGTGGGCAAGACGCAGTCGTTGCTGATCAGCTTTGGGACGGCGATCTGCGGAGGGAGCGCGATTGCGGCGATGGGGCCGGTGCTGAATGCCAATGAAGAGGAGATGGCTGTCTCGCTGGGGACGGTATTTGTGCTGAACTCTGTGGCGCTGCTGCTGTTTCCATTGATTGGACACCTGATGAATTTTTCGCAGACGCAGTTTGGGTTGTGGTCGGCGCTGGCGATTCATGACACGAGCTCGGTGGTGGGCGCAGGCGCGAAGTATGGGCCAACGGCGCTGGCAGTGGGGACGACGGTGAAGCTGGCCAGGGCGTTGTGGATTGTGCCGTTGGCGATTGCTACGGCGATGTTGAAGAAGAGCAAGGCGAAGGTAGCTTGGCCTTGGTTCATCTTGTACTTCTGCTTCGCGGCGGTGGCGGCGAGTTATCTGCCGCGGTATATGCCGCAGATGGTGCCGTTGTTTTCAGCGTTGAACCGACTGGGACGTGCGGCGTTGACGGTTGTGCTGTTTCTGATTGGGACAGGCATTACGCGAGAGACGCTGAAGGAGGTAGGCGTAAGGCCGATGGTGCAGGGGATCACGCTTTGGATTGTGGTGGCGAGCTTGTCGCTGTGGGCGATCCATGTGGGGTGGATTTCGCTGTGA
- a CDS encoding DinB family protein gives MELNPYAKYLDNQDPLPVLTGTSGRLHALTTGLTDAQLNAPPAPGKWSITNIITHLADTETVFGFRLRQTLATPTDQPHHIIQPFDQKDWADRYAVYPIEPALALFEAMRNWNLLFLATISGDERHRPATHPERGTMTLWTIVETMAGHDINHLQQLERLTAKPS, from the coding sequence ATGGAATTAAACCCATACGCCAAATACCTCGACAATCAGGACCCACTCCCCGTCCTCACCGGCACCTCCGGGCGCCTCCACGCTCTCACCACCGGCCTCACCGACGCGCAGCTGAACGCCCCACCCGCCCCCGGCAAATGGAGCATCACGAACATCATCACCCACCTCGCCGACACCGAAACCGTCTTCGGCTTCCGTCTCCGCCAGACCCTCGCCACCCCAACCGACCAGCCCCACCACATCATCCAACCCTTCGACCAGAAGGATTGGGCCGACCGCTACGCCGTCTACCCCATCGAGCCTGCACTCGCGCTCTTCGAGGCCATGCGCAACTGGAATCTCCTTTTCCTCGCCACCATCTCCGGCGACGAACGCCATCGCCCCGCCACCCATCCCGAACGCGGCACCATGACTCTCTGGACCATCGTCGAAACCATGGCCGGCCACGACATCAACCACCTCCAACAACTAGAACGCCTCACCGCCAAACCCAGCTAA
- a CDS encoding type IV pilus twitching motility protein PilT has product MGETESELSRLVDQLNRSANNSRSGEKRTLDQILSTAFQRHASDILLVAGSPVTLRVNGALTPDVGAALSSEEVRGMLQSLLSAERLAELQEHKSLDFCFVRPSIGRFRANFHYQRGTLAAAIRVLPEQVPSLESLHLPAGLAMLTERRQGLVLLTGPTGCGKTSTLAALVDRVNTLRRDHIITIEDPIEYQHLNRSSLVEQIELGRDTPDFAQAVRSVLRQDPDVIMIGEMRDSETMAAALTAAETGHLVLSSLHTNDAAQTVSRILDTFPSGYQSQIRQQLSLALLAVISQQLLAAADGAGRYPAVEILVANGATRNLIRRGDDHQLRANIETGRADGMLTMEQSLAELVRAYRISRETAFAHCYHPEDLRRHLS; this is encoded by the coding sequence ATGGGTGAGACAGAGAGCGAGCTGTCGAGGCTGGTAGACCAGCTTAATCGTTCGGCGAACAATTCGAGATCGGGCGAGAAGAGAACGCTTGATCAAATTCTTAGCACGGCGTTTCAGCGGCATGCGTCCGATATTCTTCTGGTTGCCGGTTCGCCAGTGACCCTGCGGGTGAATGGCGCATTGACGCCGGATGTGGGAGCAGCCCTCTCGTCCGAAGAGGTTAGGGGGATGCTGCAGTCGTTGCTTTCTGCGGAGCGACTGGCTGAGCTGCAGGAGCATAAGTCGCTGGATTTCTGTTTTGTGCGGCCTTCGATTGGAAGATTTCGCGCGAACTTTCATTATCAGCGTGGCACGCTGGCAGCGGCGATTCGCGTGCTGCCGGAGCAGGTGCCCTCGCTGGAGTCGCTGCATCTGCCTGCCGGACTGGCGATGTTGACGGAGCGAAGGCAAGGGCTGGTGCTGCTCACGGGGCCGACGGGGTGCGGAAAGACTTCAACGCTGGCGGCGCTGGTAGATCGGGTGAATACTCTGCGGCGCGACCACATTATTACGATCGAAGATCCGATCGAGTATCAACACCTGAATCGCAGCTCTCTGGTGGAGCAGATAGAACTCGGGCGTGATACGCCAGACTTCGCGCAGGCGGTGCGGTCGGTCCTGCGGCAGGACCCGGATGTGATCATGATTGGGGAGATGCGCGACAGCGAGACGATGGCGGCGGCCTTGACTGCGGCAGAGACGGGTCATCTGGTTTTGTCGTCGTTACATACGAACGATGCAGCGCAGACGGTCTCGCGCATTCTGGATACTTTTCCTTCAGGGTATCAGTCGCAGATTCGACAGCAGCTTTCCCTGGCGTTGCTTGCTGTGATTTCGCAACAACTACTGGCGGCTGCAGATGGTGCAGGACGATACCCGGCGGTTGAAATTTTGGTGGCGAACGGCGCTACGCGGAATTTAATTCGGCGGGGAGATGATCATCAATTGCGCGCGAACATCGAGACTGGACGCGCGGACGGAATGTTGACGATGGAGCAATCGCTGGCGGAGCTTGTGAGGGCGTACAGGATCTCGCGTGAGACGGCGTTCGCGCACTGCTATCACCCGGAGGATCTGCGACGGCACTTGAGTTAG
- the murJ gene encoding murein biosynthesis integral membrane protein MurJ — protein MSINEDPNPAVNPLESATLEPLIAAPDTARNPRRSLFAILRPSSQSAFSATLLLMVSTFLSGVLGLVRTYYINRIFGASPETDAYNAAFQLPDMLAYFLVGGVVSISLVTILSRYRAQNDETGADRALSIILTAMATVLLIGIVLAEIFAPYYTHIAFRGFDPHRAALCTTLTRLLLPAQFFFFFGGVIGSRLLVRKIFLYQAISPLIYNSGIILGAIFLHQRFGIYSLAIGVLAGVVLGPATLNLFGALRDGLRYTPILNLRHPAFLEWLRLTFPLMIGVSLVTADKWILSYFASNDVGGISLLTVAKTLFTAPMGILGQAAGAASLPFFSALYSQRRFDDFASAVNRSVSRVIAASFLLGAWMIALANPIVNLLRGSFTPAETHATALYFTLFTLSIAFWAAQGIYARSFYAAGNTITPATAGWIVTLVSIPIYALLFRSLGLKGLTIASDIGIVIQTLTLALLLNRRKLVRLSGLELRELSGALLAAVISFAGAAAVVHFIPLRHGHVRDLLIIAAATLVWAALCFATLHLTGSKLLHQIRSRIA, from the coding sequence GTGTCCATCAACGAAGATCCCAATCCGGCCGTCAACCCTCTCGAATCCGCTACCCTCGAGCCCCTCATCGCAGCCCCCGACACCGCACGCAACCCTCGCCGCAGCCTCTTCGCCATCTTGCGCCCTTCCTCTCAGTCAGCCTTCTCCGCCACGCTTCTACTGATGGTGTCCACGTTCCTCTCCGGGGTCCTGGGCCTGGTCCGCACCTACTACATCAACCGCATCTTCGGAGCCAGCCCCGAAACGGATGCCTACAACGCCGCCTTCCAGCTCCCAGACATGCTCGCCTACTTCCTCGTCGGCGGCGTCGTCTCCATCTCGCTGGTCACCATCCTCAGCCGCTACCGCGCACAGAACGACGAAACCGGTGCAGACCGAGCCCTCTCCATCATCCTCACCGCAATGGCGACAGTGCTCCTCATCGGCATTGTCCTCGCTGAAATCTTCGCCCCCTACTACACCCACATCGCCTTCCGCGGCTTCGACCCCCATCGCGCCGCCCTCTGCACCACCCTCACCCGTCTCCTGCTCCCCGCACAGTTCTTCTTCTTCTTCGGCGGAGTCATCGGCTCCCGCCTTCTCGTCCGCAAGATCTTCCTCTACCAGGCCATCAGCCCGCTCATCTACAACTCCGGCATCATCCTCGGCGCCATCTTTCTCCATCAACGCTTCGGCATCTACTCGCTCGCCATCGGCGTTCTTGCCGGAGTAGTCCTAGGCCCCGCCACCCTCAACCTCTTCGGCGCACTTCGCGACGGACTCCGCTACACCCCCATCCTCAACCTCCGCCACCCGGCCTTTCTCGAGTGGCTCCGCCTCACCTTCCCCCTCATGATCGGCGTCTCCCTCGTCACAGCCGACAAGTGGATCCTCAGCTACTTCGCGTCGAACGACGTAGGCGGCATCTCCCTCCTCACCGTCGCCAAAACCCTCTTCACCGCCCCCATGGGCATCCTCGGCCAGGCCGCCGGCGCAGCCTCCCTCCCCTTCTTCTCCGCTCTATACAGCCAGCGCCGCTTCGACGATTTCGCGTCAGCCGTCAACCGCTCCGTCTCCCGAGTCATCGCCGCATCCTTCCTTCTCGGCGCATGGATGATCGCCCTCGCCAACCCGATCGTCAATCTCTTGCGCGGCTCCTTCACCCCCGCAGAAACCCACGCCACGGCGCTCTACTTCACCCTCTTCACCCTCTCCATCGCCTTCTGGGCCGCACAGGGAATCTACGCCCGCTCCTTCTACGCCGCCGGCAACACCATCACCCCAGCCACTGCTGGCTGGATCGTCACCCTCGTCTCCATCCCCATCTACGCTCTTCTCTTCCGCTCTCTTGGACTCAAAGGCCTTACCATCGCCTCCGACATCGGTATCGTCATCCAGACCCTCACCCTCGCGCTCCTCCTAAACCGACGCAAGCTAGTCCGCCTGTCCGGCCTCGAACTGCGCGAGTTATCCGGCGCCCTGCTCGCCGCCGTCATCAGCTTCGCCGGAGCCGCCGCCGTCGTCCACTTCATCCCTTTGCGCCACGGCCACGTCAGAGATCTACTCATCATCGCAGCCGCCACACTGGTTTGGGCCGCGCTCTGCTTCGCAACCCTCCACCTCACCGGCTCAAAACTCCTTCATCAAATCCGCTCCCGCATCGCCTGA
- the hscA gene encoding Fe-S protein assembly chaperone HscA: protein MADDRVVGIDLGTTNSLVAFMEGGTPVVIPGEDGERLVPSVVAWTDNGVVVGNAARGTLMADSASAVYSAKRLMGRDIEDVQGELKLFPFKLAEGLKPNEVLKVSVGGLMLTPPEISAYVLQQLKKNAERFFGGPVTKAVITVPAYFNDAQRQATKDAGRIAGLEVLRLVNEPTAAALAYGLDKNKDGLIAVYDFGGGTFDVSILKLHEGIFEVIATGGDTHLGGDDIDNLIIAIALDDIAGDLGEDVRGNGEAVQAVRKAVIEAKILLSSAHNATLNVELPSGKRYLRQISREQFEGLIAGVIARTAAPCKQALKDAGLSAAQIDEVVLVGGSTRIPGVRALVDDLFEMNARGKKPHTELNPDEVVALGAAVQAQILAGGSAATEDLLLLDVTPLSLGIEALGGVVAKIIQRNSTIPASATEHFTTGVDGQTNVAIHVVQGEREMAKDCRSLARFELKGIPPMVAGLPRIEVKFLIDANGILHVSAREQRSGKEAEVEVKPTYGLTDEQVETMILDSFDNAEIDIQERQTIEAKNEADTILTAVKKGKSHAAWQMLTSEEIEKIGQATSFLEAAVQGGEYKVIRTGIERLDAATRRFAELMMDNAVSGAMQGKTMEAAGESIGEGPTAPHPFAKAQVSSSHADADAETKRIEESIYDEATAGESTED from the coding sequence ATGGCGGATGACCGGGTTGTAGGGATCGATTTGGGTACGACGAATTCGTTGGTGGCGTTTATGGAGGGGGGTACGCCAGTGGTGATACCCGGCGAGGATGGTGAGCGACTGGTGCCATCGGTGGTGGCGTGGACTGATAACGGCGTGGTGGTGGGGAATGCGGCGCGCGGAACGTTGATGGCCGACTCGGCAAGCGCGGTTTATTCGGCTAAGAGGCTGATGGGACGAGACATTGAGGACGTGCAAGGGGAACTGAAGCTGTTTCCGTTCAAGCTGGCGGAGGGGTTGAAGCCGAATGAGGTGCTGAAGGTGAGCGTGGGCGGGTTGATGCTGACGCCGCCGGAAATTTCGGCGTACGTACTGCAGCAGTTGAAGAAGAATGCTGAGAGATTTTTTGGTGGGCCGGTGACGAAGGCAGTGATTACGGTTCCCGCTTACTTCAATGATGCGCAGCGGCAGGCTACGAAGGATGCGGGGCGGATTGCGGGGCTGGAGGTACTGCGGCTGGTGAACGAGCCTACGGCGGCGGCGCTGGCTTATGGGCTGGATAAAAACAAAGATGGCTTGATTGCGGTGTATGACTTTGGTGGCGGGACGTTCGATGTTTCGATTCTGAAGCTGCATGAGGGGATCTTTGAGGTTATCGCGACGGGTGGGGATACACATCTGGGCGGGGATGATATCGACAACCTGATCATTGCGATTGCGCTCGACGATATTGCTGGTGACCTGGGTGAGGACGTTCGCGGGAATGGCGAAGCGGTGCAAGCGGTGCGCAAGGCGGTGATCGAAGCGAAGATTCTGCTTTCGAGTGCGCACAACGCTACGTTGAATGTGGAGCTGCCGAGTGGGAAGAGATATTTGCGACAGATTTCGCGGGAGCAGTTTGAGGGTTTGATTGCGGGAGTGATTGCGCGGACTGCCGCTCCTTGCAAGCAGGCGCTGAAGGATGCGGGTCTGTCTGCGGCACAAATCGATGAGGTGGTGCTGGTGGGCGGATCGACGCGGATACCTGGGGTGCGGGCCTTGGTGGATGATTTGTTCGAGATGAACGCTCGCGGGAAGAAGCCGCATACGGAGTTGAATCCGGATGAGGTGGTGGCGCTTGGCGCGGCGGTGCAGGCGCAGATTTTGGCGGGAGGGTCAGCTGCGACGGAGGATTTGTTGTTGCTGGATGTGACGCCGCTTTCGTTGGGGATTGAGGCGCTGGGTGGTGTGGTGGCGAAGATCATCCAGCGGAACTCTACGATTCCTGCGAGCGCGACGGAACACTTTACGACGGGTGTGGATGGGCAGACGAATGTTGCGATCCATGTGGTGCAGGGAGAACGTGAGATGGCGAAAGACTGCCGTTCGCTGGCGCGGTTTGAGCTAAAGGGGATTCCACCGATGGTGGCTGGGCTGCCTCGGATTGAAGTTAAGTTTCTGATCGATGCGAATGGGATTCTGCATGTGAGTGCCCGCGAGCAGAGGAGTGGGAAAGAGGCTGAGGTAGAGGTGAAGCCGACGTATGGGCTGACGGATGAGCAGGTGGAGACGATGATTCTGGACTCGTTCGATAACGCCGAGATCGATATTCAGGAGCGGCAGACGATTGAAGCGAAGAACGAGGCAGACACGATTCTGACTGCAGTGAAGAAGGGAAAGAGCCATGCTGCGTGGCAGATGTTGACGAGTGAAGAGATTGAAAAGATAGGACAGGCTACTTCTTTTCTAGAGGCGGCGGTGCAGGGTGGCGAGTACAAGGTGATTCGCACGGGGATCGAGCGGCTTGATGCGGCGACGCGGCGGTTTGCAGAGTTGATGATGGATAACGCAGTGTCGGGCGCGATGCAGGGCAAGACGATGGAGGCCGCAGGTGAGAGCATAGGAGAGGGGCCTACGGCGCCGCATCCTTTTGCAAAGGCGCAGGTAAGCAGCTCGCATGCTGATGCGGATGCTGAGACGAAGAGGATTGAAGAATCCATTTACGATGAGGCTACGGCCGGAGAGTCGACGGAAGATTGA
- a CDS encoding PGN_0703 family putative restriction endonuclease gives MTQNPLSAPARWSASLLRRDLNARAQHLALTGKLLHEQTTGSEPSIIFGRDEQAEQARHGNFHLASYTAICANSEWSRRLTKAHTAHRRVRARADWQWMELDCANSSDALLMNIFCHPDVFSNNRLNPTVANLLGIPSDTQPNFGIHPGVPLKKSTASRRKKATRSTQQKSTASIFNKPHVPTQPEEPDLLKDRTEIDLQLGNLFLEAKLTESNFQTASQRLIERYRDLETIFDIERLPKKTITSAPTHPPTEDFADLEEPTSTTSGTPTPARSRTVIQGYQLIRNVLAAFDSDASFCVLCDTRRHDLIETWYSILAAVHYPSFAWRLKLLTWQELNTALPEDLQNFLEAKYGILPA, from the coding sequence ATGACTCAAAACCCTCTAAGCGCTCCAGCCCGCTGGTCAGCGTCACTCCTTCGCCGCGACCTGAACGCTCGCGCCCAACATCTCGCCCTCACCGGCAAACTCCTGCACGAGCAAACCACCGGCTCCGAGCCCAGCATCATCTTTGGCCGCGATGAACAAGCCGAGCAAGCACGCCACGGCAACTTCCATCTCGCCAGCTACACCGCCATCTGCGCCAACTCCGAATGGTCCCGCCGCCTCACCAAAGCGCACACCGCCCACCGCCGCGTGCGCGCAAGGGCCGACTGGCAATGGATGGAGCTGGACTGCGCCAACAGTTCAGACGCGCTTCTGATGAACATCTTCTGCCATCCCGATGTCTTCTCCAACAACCGCCTCAACCCCACTGTCGCAAACCTTCTAGGCATCCCTTCAGACACCCAACCAAACTTCGGCATCCACCCCGGCGTTCCACTAAAAAAATCCACAGCCAGCCGCAGAAAAAAAGCAACACGCTCCACCCAACAAAAGTCCACAGCATCTATCTTCAACAAACCCCACGTCCCCACACAACCAGAAGAACCAGATCTCCTCAAAGACCGCACCGAGATTGACCTCCAACTCGGCAATCTCTTCCTCGAAGCCAAGCTCACCGAATCCAACTTCCAGACCGCCAGCCAACGTCTCATAGAACGCTACCGCGATCTCGAAACCATCTTCGACATCGAACGCCTACCGAAGAAGACCATCACGTCAGCTCCAACGCACCCGCCCACCGAAGACTTCGCCGACCTCGAAGAGCCCACCAGCACAACTTCAGGCACACCCACTCCAGCACGATCCCGCACAGTAATCCAGGGCTACCAGCTCATCCGCAACGTCCTCGCCGCCTTCGACTCCGACGCATCTTTCTGCGTCCTCTGCGACACCCGCCGCCACGACCTCATCGAGACTTGGTACTCGATCCTCGCCGCGGTCCATTACCCCAGCTTCGCCTGGCGCCTCAAGCTCCTCACCTGGCAGGAACTAAACACCGCGCTCCCCGAAGATCTGCAAAACTTCCTCGAAGCAAAGTACGGAATCCTTCCCGCCTGA
- a CDS encoding helix-turn-helix domain-containing protein — protein sequence MLYLEHPPQPALAPFIKALWYVRDPHAVHRHERVLPTGRAQIVLSLARDHLTDANNFINPLSRTPAAIFLGIFSRYQQIDAIDFTELIGVVFHPGGTVPFFPDNASIFTNRETALDDLWGRASLNLRNDLREAPTPERKFSLLEFALLTRLSLSKHQRRDPVLDYALTHLHASPGTTTIAELTRTTGLSPRRLSERFNEQVGISPKLYCRIQRFQQALQLMHRGADVPWAELALTCGYYDQSHFANDFRAFSGLSATDYSTTNRIWANHIPLD from the coding sequence ATGCTCTATTTGGAGCACCCCCCCCAACCCGCTCTCGCACCCTTCATCAAAGCTCTCTGGTATGTCCGCGACCCCCACGCCGTCCATCGTCACGAACGAGTCCTCCCCACGGGCCGCGCTCAAATCGTCCTCTCTCTCGCACGCGACCACCTCACCGACGCCAACAACTTCATCAACCCACTCTCACGCACCCCCGCAGCGATCTTCCTCGGCATCTTCTCCCGCTACCAGCAGATCGACGCCATCGACTTCACCGAACTCATCGGCGTCGTCTTCCATCCCGGCGGCACCGTGCCCTTCTTCCCCGACAACGCCAGCATCTTCACCAACCGCGAAACCGCTCTCGATGACCTCTGGGGCCGCGCCTCCCTCAACCTCCGCAACGACCTCCGCGAAGCCCCCACACCCGAGCGAAAATTTTCACTCCTCGAATTCGCCCTCCTCACGCGCCTATCCCTCAGCAAACACCAGCGTCGCGATCCCGTTCTCGACTACGCCCTCACCCATCTCCACGCCTCACCCGGCACCACGACCATTGCCGAGCTCACCCGCACCACCGGCCTCAGCCCTCGACGCCTCTCCGAGCGCTTCAACGAGCAAGTCGGCATCTCTCCCAAGCTCTACTGCCGCATCCAACGCTTCCAGCAAGCTCTCCAACTCATGCACCGCGGCGCCGACGTCCCCTGGGCCGAACTCGCCCTCACCTGCGGCTACTACGACCAGTCCCACTTCGCCAACGACTTCCGCGCCTTCTCCGGCCTCAGCGCCACCGACTACTCCACCACTAACCGCATCTGGGCCAACCACATCCCCCTCGACTAG
- a CDS encoding 2Fe-2S iron-sulfur cluster-binding protein, producing MSETKKIEDVVDLSKPAGEGMVRVTFLPEGRTVEFPFDTLPYEGHGLPMSFLDVAENYDIFLDHACGGVCACTTCHIHVKEGAQGLSEAEDLELDRMETAADIQLNSRLGCQAVIEKPGTYVVEIPKWNRNYVQEGKPSHGPGA from the coding sequence ATGAGTGAGACGAAGAAGATTGAAGATGTAGTGGATTTGTCGAAGCCTGCGGGTGAGGGAATGGTTCGCGTGACGTTTTTGCCTGAAGGCAGAACGGTGGAGTTCCCGTTCGATACGCTCCCGTATGAAGGGCATGGATTGCCGATGTCGTTTTTGGATGTGGCGGAAAACTACGATATTTTTCTCGATCATGCGTGTGGTGGTGTGTGTGCGTGCACGACGTGCCATATCCATGTGAAGGAAGGCGCACAGGGGCTCAGCGAGGCGGAGGATCTGGAGTTGGATCGGATGGAGACGGCGGCGGATATTCAGCTGAACTCACGACTGGGATGCCAGGCGGTGATTGAGAAGCCGGGGACTTATGTGGTTGAGATTCCGAAGTGGAATCGGAACTATGTGCAGGAAGGCAAGCCCTCGCATGGGCCCGGGGCGTAA
- a CDS encoding GNAT family N-acetyltransferase, with amino-acid sequence MTDEEYELVEATPSSDDYRRLRIAAGLSPKSAEAAVAGLPNTIYAVVIRKDGEAIGMGRIIGDRGLFFQIVDIAVDPKHQKRGLGKRIVGALVEHLHKTALPGAYISLIADGEAHRLYSLFGFKPTAPRSIGMYLHFK; translated from the coding sequence ATGACTGACGAAGAATACGAATTAGTCGAAGCCACACCATCCTCAGACGACTACCGACGCCTCCGCATCGCCGCCGGTTTGAGCCCAAAGAGCGCAGAGGCCGCAGTAGCCGGACTACCAAACACGATCTACGCCGTCGTCATCCGCAAGGACGGCGAAGCCATCGGCATGGGCCGCATCATCGGCGATCGCGGCCTCTTCTTCCAAATCGTCGACATCGCCGTCGACCCGAAACATCAGAAGCGCGGCCTCGGCAAGCGAATCGTCGGCGCGCTCGTCGAGCACCTCCACAAAACCGCCCTGCCCGGCGCCTACATCAGCCTCATCGCCGACGGCGAAGCCCATCGTCTCTACTCACTCTTTGGCTTCAAGCCCACCGCACCACGCTCCATTGGAATGTATCTACACTTCAAATAA
- a CDS encoding LysR substrate-binding domain-containing protein, whose protein sequence is MENFRLRVFRAVAEELSFRKAAEVLHLSQPAVSQHVHALEEEAGVQLFDRARGGGHGSQISLTEAGRVLLGYADRAAETMVEARRALAALNDETVGPLRLGASTTVAQYLLPRILGAFLKQYPQVKLSLVSGNTEQIVEAVTEKKVALGIIEGPAMRREVKTEPMTQDEMVLIVSPNHAWAARKGGEIEQKELAKVPLLLRERGSGSRRVVERALKKVGLPLRSLQVAMELDSTEAIISGVEAELGVGFVSRWAVGKVLRLGTVRVVAVKGLEIRRDFSFVRLAGAEMTGAAAAFQRFAMGAKSAIS, encoded by the coding sequence TTGGAGAACTTTCGGCTGAGGGTGTTTCGGGCGGTGGCGGAGGAGTTGAGCTTTCGCAAGGCGGCGGAGGTTCTGCATCTGAGCCAGCCGGCGGTGAGTCAGCACGTTCATGCGCTCGAGGAAGAGGCTGGCGTGCAGTTGTTCGATCGGGCTCGAGGTGGTGGACATGGGAGCCAGATCTCGTTGACTGAGGCGGGACGGGTGTTGCTGGGGTATGCCGATCGTGCGGCGGAGACGATGGTGGAGGCGCGGCGGGCGCTGGCGGCTCTGAATGATGAGACGGTTGGTCCGTTGCGGTTGGGGGCTTCGACGACGGTGGCACAGTATCTGTTGCCGAGGATTCTGGGGGCATTCTTGAAGCAGTATCCGCAGGTGAAGCTTTCGCTGGTGAGTGGGAATACAGAACAGATTGTGGAGGCGGTGACGGAGAAGAAGGTGGCGCTGGGGATTATTGAAGGGCCGGCGATGCGGAGAGAGGTGAAGACCGAGCCGATGACACAGGATGAGATGGTGCTGATTGTTAGCCCGAACCATGCGTGGGCCGCGCGGAAGGGCGGAGAGATTGAACAGAAAGAGCTGGCGAAGGTGCCGCTGTTGTTGCGCGAGAGGGGGTCTGGGTCGCGGCGGGTGGTGGAGCGGGCGTTGAAGAAGGTAGGGCTGCCGTTGCGGTCGCTGCAGGTGGCGATGGAGCTGGATTCGACGGAGGCGATTATCTCGGGCGTGGAGGCGGAGCTTGGGGTGGGCTTTGTTTCGCGGTGGGCGGTCGGAAAGGTCCTGCGGCTGGGGACGGTAAGGGTGGTTGCGGTGAAGGGGCTGGAGATTCGACGGGATTTCAGCTTTGTGAGGCTGGCGGGAGCTGAGATGACAGGGGCTGCGGCTGCGTTCCAGCGGTTTGCGATGGGCGCAAAGAGTGCAATTAGCTGA
- a CDS encoding VOC family protein: MTTNGSTVIPSLRYRDALAAIDWLIAAFGFKKQAVFVAPDNKTVQHAQLTLGPGMIMIGSVDNGGEAGKFMVQPDEIGFRETKGAYLVVPDADAVYASAKAAGAEMIIDIRDMDYGGRHFSCRDLEGHMWGVGTYDPWAPEPSQQNSTSTKEPSRKAQGDD, encoded by the coding sequence ATGACCACCAACGGATCAACCGTCATCCCCAGCCTCCGCTACCGCGACGCGCTCGCCGCCATCGATTGGCTCATCGCCGCCTTCGGATTCAAAAAACAAGCCGTCTTCGTCGCACCCGACAACAAAACCGTACAACACGCCCAACTCACACTCGGCCCCGGCATGATCATGATCGGCTCCGTCGACAACGGCGGCGAAGCCGGCAAGTTCATGGTCCAACCCGACGAAATCGGCTTCCGCGAGACCAAGGGTGCCTACCTCGTAGTCCCCGACGCCGACGCCGTCTACGCCTCCGCAAAGGCAGCCGGCGCCGAGATGATCATCGACATCCGCGACATGGACTATGGTGGACGCCACTTCTCGTGCCGCGACCTCGAAGGCCACATGTGGGGCGTCGGCACCTACGACCCCTGGGCTCCCGAACCCTCACAGCAAAACTCCACCTCAACAAAAGAACCGTCCAGGAAAGCGCAGGGAGATGACTGA
- the iscX gene encoding Fe-S cluster assembly protein IscX encodes MAFEFDWTDAEEIGIQLQEKYPEIEPYSVRFTDLHKYVTGLPGFAGDPAKSNEGILEAIQTAWNEEYEDAK; translated from the coding sequence ATGGCGTTTGAGTTTGATTGGACCGATGCAGAAGAGATTGGAATTCAGTTGCAGGAGAAGTATCCGGAGATTGAGCCGTATTCTGTGCGGTTTACGGATTTGCACAAGTATGTGACGGGGTTGCCGGGATTTGCGGGAGATCCGGCTAAGTCGAATGAGGGGATTCTGGAGGCGATTCAGACGGCGTGGAATGAAGAGTATGAGGATGCGAAGTAG